GATTGTCAACGCACTCGACACCACGCGCACCCGGGTGCGGGATGCGCTGCGCAGCCTGGCGAAGGATGGCCTCCTGCTGCGTTCGCCAGGCCCGCGGGGGCTGAAACTGCCATCCACACGCGACGAGGCTCTGCGACAGCTGCGCGAGCTCGGCTGGACGATCGATCCGGAGGGCGCGCGTGTTCATGGTCCCCCGTCCGAAACGGGCGGCCGGAATTCCCCCCTGCAGGATCCGATCGTGCTCGACTATCCCGAATCCGGGGCGTTGGACGGAGACAGCGATGGCAACGAGGTCGATCAGCCCTGAGGGCAAGCGCCTGGCGGTAGCGCGCCAGCAGCGGCGCGAAGCGATCCACACGAACTGGAAGAGGCTGCACCCGGCGCTCGCCCGAGACGAAAAGCGATTGCGGCAGGAAAATCGGGCTAAGCAGCGCGAGTTCGGACACAAGCAGAACGGAACGGTCGAGACGCACCAGAAGGCCGCTCGAGTGCAACAGGGCTCACTCATGAGAATGTATGAGGCGGGACAGCTCACAATCGAGCAGCTGGCCAGCAGTCAATCGATCCGGTCGGTGGCAGAGCGGATCGGCGCCGACGTCGGAATCGGCACGGTCAGCCTCGAGACACGCGTTGACCAGGGCCGACCGCATGATGGCGGGTTCTTCGAACGACTGGGCGCGGTGCGTGCTGAGGTCGCTTACGGCCGATGGCGCGCCTCCATCGCGCGCAAGCGCGGCGGCGCGGCACCGGTGCTGGCGATGATCGTCGACGACATGAGCTGTAGCGAGGCCGCGCGGCTGTTCCGGATGCGCAAAGAGACAGCCCGAACGCGGCTGCGCGACGCGCTGAATCTATGGCCGGATTATATCGGGAAAGCCTGCGACGAGATCGACGAAGCGACGATGCTGGCGGCGCAGGCGGGCATCCTCTGACGAAGAAAAATCCGCTCAGCCCAAATTCCACCCTGCCGAAATGTGACCGAATCGGCCTATTTCGACCCCGCGACAATTGCGTCCATCGGCCTCCTGGCCCTCTGCGCAATACCCGAGAAGCCCGTGCCCCCATCCTGCCCCGGGGAGCGCGGGCTTTTTCATATCCGAAGGAGAAGCGCCCCATGCGAATGGCTGCAGCTCCCCGATCGCAAACAATTCGGCCGACACTCGAGCAGCTGCTCGACGAGCAGGTCGATGCGCTGGACAGCGTCATGGCCGAGGTACGTCTCGGTATCCGAAACCAGCGCCACTACGACGATTTGGAAGAGCGGGCAGGCGCGATTGGCGCCGAGATCCGCGGCGCGTTCCGTGAGGGACGGCGCGCGTGATCGACCTCGGCAAGCTCGAGCAAACGCTGGCGGACGCTGAAGGCGGTCGACCGGTCACCGTAACGCCCGCCTGGTTACGCCAGGTCCTCGAGGAGCTTCGCGCCGGCCGAGATGCCGCGGCGCGCTCCGGGCAGGTATTCGGCCTGCCTGAGGGCACAATCCTGTGACAGGTCCGAGCTTCGACCCCGCGATCGGCCGCAAGGTGTTGGCCGACCGCAGGTTGATCGAGCAGCTGCTCGCGCTTGCCGGCGGTGCCGGCCGCATGGCCTGGCACAGTCAGCGCAAATGGCAGAGCGGCACGTTCCGTGGCGCGCGTCACCAGATGTGCGTCGAGTTCGAGGGCCTAGCCGAGATCGAAGGCGGTGAACGGCTGATCGCCGGCCTGTCCATTCGCCATTTCGCGGTGCCTGGTGTGACGGTGGTCGAGGCGCAGGTGACCGAAAGCAAGCACGTCGCCCAACCGCCGCACCTCACGGTGACGGCCGAACTGCTCACGCTCGAGGAGGATTGATGGACACCATTCGCCAACCCCGCACGGTCGAGCAGGCCACAGCCCTGTGCGAGAAGCTCGCCGTCCTCGAGGGCCAGATCGCCGACATCGAGTCCGACCGTCAGGATTCGATCGCCGCGATCAATGCGCGCGCCGACACGGCCGCCAACGATCTGATCGCGCAGCGCGATGTGATCGCCGAAAAGCTCGAGCCCTGGTGGAAGAAGGCAGGCAAGGCGCTCCTCGACGGCAAGCGTAAGTCGATCGAGCTCGGCGGGTGTGTCATTGGCACGACAGCAACGCGCAAGTCGCTGGCGATCGCCGGGGATGAAAGCGCAGTGGTCGAGCTCATGCGCGGTCTGCGCTGGGCCAAGCCCTTCCTGCGCGAGAAATGGTCGATCGACCGTGCTGCAACGCTGAAGGCGCTAGACGGCAAGCACAAGCCCAAGCTCGTGGAGCTCGGCTTCGACGAGGCAGGCGGCGAAGACAGGTTCTTCGTAAAGCGTGCCGAGCAGGCCGGAACGAGGAGCGGCCAATGAAGCTGTCGATGCTGCCCATCGTGCGACGCACAGCGGAGGCGCTCGGTCGGATCGACGCCGACATCGGCATCGTAGAGAGCGATCTGTTCGATATCACCTTCGCCGGCCGATACCAGGACGACGCCCTGAAGGCCGCTGCCAAGGCTGCAATTCTCGCCGAGCTCCGCGGCCGCAAGGCCTCGCTCGAGCGGGACCTCCAGAACTACGGCGTCGAGGTCTGCGACGGCTGATGCCGATGCGACCGCCAGTCTTCCGCCCGCCGGGCTGGCGTGAGCGAAAGCCGTGGCAACTGCAGGATGGCCGCAAGGATCGCCGCAAGCGCGGGCGTGCCGGCATGCGTGATCGCGCGCAGGTTCTGGCCGAGGAGCCGTTCTGCAGGCTCTGTCTGGCCGCAGGGCTCCATGTGCGTGCCACGGTGGTCGACCACATCATCCCGCTCGCCTGGGGCGGCAGCGACGAGCGTTGGAACAAGCAGGCTCTCTGCACCGCTTGCCACGATGCCAAGTCGGCCGCTGAGCGAAAGAACGGCCCGCCGGCCGACATCGCGCGGCGATTGGCGAAGCTTAAGGCGGATTGGTTGGCGTCGACGAGCTGAGGCCTCGCGAGTTCGGCCCCCGGGGGGAGGGTCGATTTCGCGAGGCCTCTCGCCCGGACACCGACGCTTTAATCAGATTCTCGCGCGGGCGATTTCAAAGGTGAAAAAGTTCGAGCCTCGGAGCAAGGGGCGAGGGGAGGGCTGGCGCGATGCCTCGAGGGGGCGCTCGGCCGAACAGCGGCCGAAAGCGGAAGGAACCTTCGCTGAAGGCGCTAACCGGAAACAACCGACCCGATCGGGAGAACGCAGTAGGCGAGCCGGCGCCGATCGCGCCGATGATATGTCCTCTGCATCTGAGCGACCTCGCTCAATTGCATTTCAAGTCGATCGCCGGGATCCTCGAGGAGCAGCAGCGCGCGAGCCCGCACTATGCGGAGCATGTCGCATTGCTCGCGCAGCGGCTTGAGCAGATCCAGCGATACCAGTCTGTCATCGAGATCGAGGGCGATACGTTCACCAGCGAATCGGCCAAGAAAGTGGGAGATCGGATCGTCGTCACGAAGATGGTCCGTGCGCGGCCCGAAGTGGCGATGCTGAACGAGGCGATGCGCCATGCGCAGTCATTGCTTGCCGAGCTGATGCTCAACCCGGCCGCAGCGCTGCGCCTGGCCAGCGGCCGCAAGCCCGAGGCCGGCGCGTTCGACGACTTTTTCAGTTGAGAGGTGACATGGCACGATCGCGTTTGGCGGCCCGGCTGAAAAAGCGCTGGTGGTTTGGGATTGCGTATCGCATCGGCGTGGTGCTGTTCGCACTCCGACTGATCCGCCGGCCCGACCGCTACATTGACTGGATGGTGCGCCGCGGCACGAAGACGGTGATCGAGGCAATGCCCGAAGACTGATGTGCAGGAGCGCGACTATGCGGCGATGGCGCGGCAGTACGCCGGCGACGTCGTCAAAGGGAAGATTCCTGCCTGCAAGTCGATCCGGCTGCAGTGCGCGAGGTTCCTCGACGAGCTGAAGCTCCAGCGGAAGAAAGAGTTTCCCTTCCGCTTCGACGCCGGGAAGGCGGCGCGCGCCTGCAAGTTCATCGAGCGGCTGCCACACTCGAAGGGCCGGTGGGCTCGAGCGAAGGAGACGCTGCGCCTCGAAGGCTGGCAGGTATGGATTCTTGCCTGCACGTTCGGGTGGCTGCGGAAGAAGGACGGCCTTCGCCGCTTCCGTGTCCTGTTCGTGGTCGTACCGCGGAAGAACGGCAAGTCCGCGATCGCCGCGGGCATCGGCCTCTACATGTTCTGTGCCGATGGTGAGTTCGGCGCCGAGGTCTATTCCGGCGCGACCAACGAGAAGCAGGCGTGGGAAGTGTTCGGGCCTGCGCGCCTCATGGCGAAGCGCACGCCGGCGCTGACGAAAGCGGCCGGCATCGAGGTCAACGCGAAGAACCTGGTTCGCTTTGCAGACAACTCCAAATTCGAAACGATCATCGGGGACCCGGGGGACGGTCAAAGCCCGAGCTGCTCGATCCACGACGAGTACCACGAACACGCGGACGACGGGCAGGTCAACACGATGCAGACCGGCATGGGCGCACGCGAGCAGCCCCTGCAGGTCCTGATCACGACCGCCGGCGATAACCTCGCGGGCCCATGCTACGCCGCGATCCAGGAGGAGCGCGCCAAACTCGCTGGCATCGGCCACAACGGCGGGCCTCCGCTCGACGACGAAACATTCTTCGTCGAGTACACGATCGACGAAGACGACGACTGGAAAAGCGAGGCCGCGCTCCGGAAGGCGAATCCGAATTACGATGTCTCGGTCAAGGCGGACTTCCTGCTCGCGCGCCAGCGCGACGCGATCGCCACGCCGCGCAAGGCCGGCGCGTTCAAGACGAAGCATCTGAACCTGTGGGTCGCGGCAAAGGCCGCCTACTTCGACATCGAAGCGTGGCGAAGATGCCGCGACCCGAACCTGCCGATGCGGGCCGTCGAGGCGTTCGAGCTGGAGATGCTGCTCGGCCGGCGATGCATTGCCAGTTTCGACCTTGCTGCCAAGGTCGACATTGCCGCGCTGGAGCTGCTGTTTCCGCCGATCGGCGCGAAGGCGACGATCGACGATCCGTACATCCGATTCGGATTCTACTTCGTGCCGGAAGAGACGGTGCTGAAGGTAGAGGCGTATCAGAACTGGGATGCGCAGGGCCTGCTCAACGTCACCGACGGGGAAGTGATCGACTACGACGAGATTTTCGAGGTGCTGCGCCAAGCACGTAGCGCATTCCAGCTCGACCAAGTCGCCTACGACCCGCACCAGGCCAGATACCTGGTCAGGAAGATGCAGGACGAGGGCATCCCGGTCGTGGAGGTCCGCCCGAACGTCCTCAACTTCAGCGAGCCGATGAAGGAACTCGACGCGCTCACCCGCGCCAGGACGATCGCTCACGGCGGTTGCCCAGTCATGGAGTGGCAGATGAACAACGTCGTCGCCCAGGCCGACGCGAAAGACAACGTCTATCCGCGCAAGCCGCGCGCAGAGGACAAGATCGATAATCCGGTGGCGCTGATCGCCGGTCTCGCTGTCGCGATGGCGGAGGAGGAAGAGCACGTGCCGACTTCGCCGTGGGATGATCCCGAGTATTCGATGACCGGGGCCGAAGACTAATGAGTTTCTGGCGGCGCCTGGTCGGCCGGGAGAGCGAGAAGCGATCGCTTGAGGACCCGAGCTACAAGCTCAGCGAGAATCCCGAGGCGCTGATGCAGCTACTCGGCGTCCTCGATCGCAACAACGCACTGCCCGTTGTGTCGATCGAGGCGGCGCTGCAGGTGCCGGCGGTCTGGTCGATCGTCAATTTCCTCCCGCGTACGCTTGCTGCGCTGCCGTTGCACACGTTCGAATCCGGGGAGAACGGCGAACGCGTTGACGATCGGTCGGCACAGCTCCTCTCGTTTGCGCCCAACGAAGAAGAGACCAGCTTTGGTTGGCGGTGCTATCACTGGCATCAGGTCTTCACCGGCGGACGCGGATGCAACTGGATCGAGCGTGTCGGCGGAAGGCCGGTCGCGATCTGGCCGATGGATCCTGCGCTGACGCAGGTTGTGCGCCGTGACGGACGCAAGATCTACCGCTTCGACGGTCGCGAATACCCGGCGCGCGATGTCATCGACACGCCGTTCATGCTGAAGCGCGATCGCCTGGGCAGCTATAGCCCTATCGTGAAGTGCAACAAGGCAATCAGCCTCGCGGTCGCAATGGGCGATTTCGCAGGATCGTTTTTCAATGGCGGCGGTGTCCCGCCGCTCGCGCTCGAAGGGCCACTGCCAAGTGGCGCCGACGCCTTCAAGCGGGCGCAGGCGGACATCCAGCGCGCGATCGACACGGCGAAGAAGGCGGGTCTGCCATTCTTCGGCATGCCACCCGGTCACAAGCTGAATCCTATCGGGTTCGAGCCGGGCAAGAGCCAGATGGTGGAAGCGCGGCTGTTTCAAGTGCAGGAACTCGCGCGCGTCTGGCAGATGCCGCCGGTATTCGTGGGTGACCTGTCGAAGGGCACCTTCAGCAATACCGAGCAGCAGGATTTGCAGCTCGTGAAGCACCTGATCGGTCAATGGGCAAAGGCGTTCGAGGACGAACTTACGCTCAAGCTCTACGGCTGGCGCAATCCGCGGCGCCGAGTGAAGCACAACCTGGACGGGCTGCAGCGTGGCGCCTTCAAAGATCGCATCGAGGCGCTCGCCCGCGCGATCCTGACCGGCCAGATGATGCCGGACGAAGCCCGCGCGCTGGAAAACCGGCCGCCGGATCCGAACGGCGAGGGCGGTCGTCTCTACGTTCAGCAGGCGACCGTGCCGCTCGGAACGATGCCTGGCCCAGGCCACAACGGCGGCTCGCCGCTCGACGAGGAAGAAGAGGAGGAAGGTGCGGATGGCAACGCCGACACCGAAGACTGACGGGCGCGAGACGCGCACGTTCACCAAAGGCCTGGAGCTGCGCTTCGCCAGCGGCGACGGGGGGAGCAAGACGACGAAAGGCTATGCCTGTCTGTTCGACAATGTGACCTCGATCGGCGGATACTGGCAGGAACGGTTCGCAAAAGGCGCCTTCACCAATTCTCTCGGCGATCGCGACGTTGTGGCGCTCCATAGTCACGACGACGGGCGGCCGATGGGGCGGATGAGCCGCGATACGCTGCGCATCAAGGAGGATGACAAAGGTCTCGCCTTCGAGAACGACCTGCCCGACACGCAAGACGGGCGCGACCTAGCCACGTCGATCGACCGCGGAGACATCGAGGGCATGAGCTTCCGCTTTCGCGCGCTCAAGGAAGAGTGGGACGAAACGCAGGATCCGCCGATGCGGACGATCATCGAAGCCGAGCTTTACGAGATCACCTATACGGCATTCCCTGCCTATCCCGACACTGAAGTCGGGATGCGAAGCCTCGAACATGCGCGCCAGGAGCGCCGGCAGCACAATCAGGCCGGCGCGATCGGCCGCATTGCGGCGCGGCGCATGAAGCTCGCGCAGCGCGATCGCAGGATCTGAGATCCCGGGATACCCGGAGGTGGCGAAAGCGGCCCGCTTCTCGCCCTAGTTGCCCGCCGCCGGCGGGCTTTTTCATGTCCAGGAGAGACAGATGATTCTCACCCAGTATTACGAGGAGCGGGGCCAGCTGGTGGCCGAAGCCCGCTCGATCCTCGACGGCATCGAGAACGAGACCGACGAGACCAAGATCAAGGACGCCGAAGATCGGCACGATGCCGTGATGGGCAAGCTCGATGCGCTCGACAAGAAGATCGAGCGCGAGGAACGGACCGCCAAGCGCGAGCAGGAAGAGGAAGAGCGGCGTAGCCGCCAGCGTCCGAGCGGGCGCGACGGATCCGCAACCGGCGTCGACGGCGGCGAGGACGAAGAGCGCAGCGACGAAGAGCTGCAGGCCGAATATCGCGATGCATTCTACGCGGCGCTTCGGGCCGGTGGCGAACTCAGCGCCCTCGAACCCGAACAGCGCGCCCTGCTTCGCAAGGGCTACGTCGAGAGCCGCGCCCAGACGGCGGGCGATGCCGCAGCAGGCGGCTACACCGTCCCGACCGAGCTGGCGAACAAGATCGTCGAGACGATGAAGGACTGGGGCCCGATGTACGACCCCGGCGTGACTGACGAAATGGTGACCAGTGGCGGCAATCCGTTCGATATCCCGACGAACGACGATACGGGGAATTCGGCGGATGCGCTGGCCGAAGCGGCCGATCTGACCGACGATGGCAGCGGTGACCTGGTATTCGGCGAGAAGAATCTCGCTGCGTATGTCTATGCGACGCCGTGGTTGAAGATCAGCTTCGAGCTTCTGCAGGATTCCGCGTTCAATATCGAAAGCTTTGTCGGCGGAAAGCTCGGGCAGCGGCTCGGGCGCCTTGCAAACGCGCAGCTGACGGTCGGCCTCGGCGTCTCGGCGCCGAACGGCGTCGTTACCGCGTCGAGCCTGGGCAAGACTACCGCCTCCGCGGCCGCGATCGCGGCGGACGAGCTGATCGAACTGCAGCATTCGGTCAATGCCGCCTACCGCCGCTCGCCGAAGTGCGGTTGGATGTTCGCCGATACGACTCTCGCGTCCATCCGGAAGCTGAAGGATGGCCAGGGCAACTACCTCTGGCAGATGGGCGATGTTCGCGTCGGCGCTCCGGATCTGATCCTGGGCAAAAAATACCACGTGAACGACGACGTGCCGGCGATCGCCGCAAGCGCCAAGCCGGTCATCTTCGGCGACCTTGGAGCGTACATGGTGCGCAAAGTTGGCCGCCCGCTGATTGGCACCGTGCGCGAGCGCTTCTGGCCGAAGGTCGGCATGGCCGGCCTGATCCGCTTCGACGGCGAACTGACCGACGTGGCGGCGGTGAAGCACCTCGCGATGGCGGCCGCGTAACCAGCACAACACCGAAACCGGGCGGAGCAACCGCTCCGCCCGGCTTTTCGTAGAGCGCCGGCGGGCCGGTGTTCCATGAAGGGAAGGAGCTACCGATGCGACTCATTATGCTGACCGGCCTGTCCGGCCCCACCGTCACCCTCAGCCGCGGCGATCCGCATGAACCGGCAACGGATGCGGAGGCGATACGCCTGATCGACGCCGGATTCGCGAAAGCCGAGGATCCGAAGGAAGAGAAGGCCGCCCGCGCGAAGATCGCCGCGGCCGAGAAGGAGGCGGCCGAGAAGGAGGCGGCCGAGAAGGAGGCGGCCGAGAAGATTGAGCAGGGCGAAGCCGAGCAGCCCGGGAATGGGAAGTCAAATCGCAAGACGGCCAACGCGAAGCAGGCCTGAACGATGGGATGGGCCGCGCCGATTGCCGTTGTGCCACCGGCTGCCGAACCGGTTTCGGTGGCCGAAGCGAAGGAATTCCTGTCGATCGGCGCGGACGAACCGGATTTCGACGTTCTGCTTGCGAGTTTCATCGCGGCCGCGCGCGAGCAGCTCGAGGCGGTAACGAGCACGCGCCTGGCCGAACAGACCTTGCAGCTCCACGCCGACGGCTTTGCCGATCTGCGGCGATTGCCGCTTGGGCCAGTACAGGCGGTCTCCGAAATCGTATACGACGATGCGGCCGGCGCTGAGCAGGTGTTGGCGAGCGGCGACTACGAGCTGTTCGGCGCGGGCCTCGAGCAGGGCGTCCGCCCGGCCTTTGGAAAGACGTGGCCGGCGGGCGCGCTTCGCGCCAGTGCGGTCCGCGTGACTGCGGCCGTGGGGTATGAGCAGTTGCCGAGGCCGCTGTGGGCCGCGATCCTGCTGATGACCGGCGACCTTTTTGCAAACCGCGAAACGACGTCGAGCACCACGTCGACCAAGATCCCGATGTCGATGCAGGTCGAGGCACTGATCACGAACTACCGGATCTGGCTATGACGCCCGCAGGCAAGCGCGATCGGAGAATCGTGATCGAGCAGCGCGCTCAGGACGGCGAAGACGCGATGGGGGCTCCGGTCGAAAATTGGGTCTCCTTTGCCACCCCAATGGCTCGGATCTTCTACGGCCGCGGCGACGAGCGGCGCGAGGCCGCGCGCGAAGGCGCGAGCCAGGCAGCGTCATTCCTCGTGCTCGCCACCGCGAAAACCCGCGTGGTGAAGCCGATCGGTTTCCGGATCATCTTCGACGGGTCGACATGGGACATCACTGCCGCGCCGCCGATCGGCCGCCGCGAGATCGAATTCACCGCAACACGGAGAGCATCATGAAGGTCAAGACGCTGCGCGATCATCAGAATCAGTATGGCAAGAAGTACTCGAAGAAGGTGGGCGACGAGTACGAGCACCCATCGCCCGAGACGGACATCGCCTTTGGTTATGTCGCACCGGCCGATCGCGACGGAGAAAAGGATGCGTCGAAGTCCAGCGGAACGAAAGCGCCGGCCGGTAACGTCAAGGGCTGACGATGGTACCCGAGCTGGTGGTCGATGGGTTCGAGGATGCGTTGCGCCGTATCCGTTCGATCACCGGCCAGGTGCATGGCAACATCGGTGACAATGCGATGGCCGCGCTGGAACCGGTTGCCGAAGATGCGCGGCGGCTCGCGCCTGTCGATAGCGGAGAATACCGGGACAGCATCGTTGTCGCCGATCGGCTCGCGGGGGAATCGACCCGGGAGGGGGCCAGCTCAGTCTACATCGGGCCGCTGCACAGCAACGTGTTCTACGCCTGGTTTCTGGAGTTCGGCACGGTGAACATGCCCGCCTATCCGGTGATCATCCCCGCGATCGAGGCCAACAGGGAACTGGTGTTCGAAGTGCTCGGAGAACGCGTGGCCAACGACATTCTGGCGCCGACGATCTGACATGCGCGGAGATCTGCTGGCGCGATTGCGCGCTCATCCTGCTGTCATAGCGACGGCGGGAACAATCCCGCTCGGCCAGGGCACGCGCCCGGCTGTGGATTGGCTCGAGCGCCATTCCGATGAAGCGACCGCGTTTCCGGCCTGCGTTCTGCAGGTGATCGCCCGCGTGGGATCGTACGATCACGATGGTCCGGATGGGCTGGAGCTGCCGCGCATACGGTTGATGTCGTTCGGCACGAGTTTCGACCAGGCCGACGCGCTGCAGAAGGTGCTGCGCACGGCGATCGAGCCAAAGACGACACACGGATCCACGCGGTTCGGGCCGGCGAAGCTGGTGCTCGAGCGCGATCTGCCGCCGGAAGACCTTCCGGGCGGCCTCACCATTTTTCGAATTGCCGGCGATTACGTGATCCCGGCGGCGCCAGCATAGGAGACAGGAAATGGCGGAAGGCGACGGCGTACTGAGCGACGGCACGGAGCTCCACTTCACCGATGTCGGCGGCACGCTGACCAAGGTGAAGGGGTTGATGAACGTGAATCGGCCGACATTGTCGGTTGCGAAGGTCGAGAATACCGATCACGACAGCGGCGGGACCAAGACCTATCTGGCCGGTCACGGCGACGTCGGCGAGCTGACAGCGACGATCAAATACGAGCCGGGCAGCCCGACCGACCTGCTGATCCTCGAACACCTGGCCAGCAAGGAAAAGCGGCCGTTCAAGCTCGTGACTGTCGAGGAAGACGGTACGACGCAGGACAATACGGCATCGATCTTCCTGATGACGTATGTTCCGGACAATGCCCCGTTGGGGCAGGTCCGCACCGCGACCGTCACCGGGCAGCCGAGTCCGCTCACCCAGGCAGCGACCGTATAATGGGCACGCGAGGAAATCGCCTGAAGGGTGAGGCGGAATTCACCTACGAGGGTGAGACCTTTCGCCTGTCGCTCAACAACCGGGCCTGGATCGAAGCGGAAGAAGTGCTCGGCATCTCGATGCTCGACGTGATCGACGAACTGAAGGCCACGCTGGACGCCGGTCGGAATCCGAAGATCAAGCACATGGTCGCCTTGATGTTCGGCGGTCTGGTCCAGAATCACCCCGACATCACCGAGGGCGAAGTGATCGACATGGTCTTTTCCGGCGATGCCGCGGTGAAGAAGGGCCTCCTGGCGGCGATCGCCGGAGCGCAGCCGCCTGACCTCGTGGACGACGACGCCGGGGGAACTGAGGGAAACGCGCCGGCGCCGGCGACCAGGGCTGGGACTGGGAAGACGTCTTCCGCGCCTGGTGCCAGGCCGGCTTCGAACCGCAAGGGTTCTGGTACGAAACGCCGCGCTCGGTAATCCTCGCGCTCTGGGGCGCCAGGAGGCGCTCCAGAGAAGCGTATCAGGTGGCGATCACCAACGCCTGGCTCGCCGGAAAGCTCGGCCAGTCCGACCCAAGCCCGGACAAGTACCCGAAGCTCGAGGATCTGCTGCGCAACGAAAAAGCGGAAGCCGCCGCGGCGGCGGCGCCGACGGCATTGGAATCGCAACAGAATGCCCGGGCGTGGGGCGCAGCGCTGCGCGCGATCAATCGTCGCGCGCCGAAGGGGAGGTGACAGATGGCCGGTGGCACGATCGCCTCCCTCAATGCCGCGCTTCGCTGGGATCTCGACGACTTCGATCGCGGGACCGCCCATATCGAGGGTACGTTCGGCCGGCTGAGGGACTTCGTGGGCGGCGTGGCCGATTCCATCGTTGCGGCCGGACGCCGGATGACGCTGGGAATCACTCTGCCGCTCGCTGGGTTGGCCGTGTATACCGTGAAGGCGGCGTCGGACGCAGAAGAGCTGCAATCGGCGTTCGATTACACGTTCGGCGCGATGGCCGAGACCATGAACGAGTGGGCCGTCGCCACCGGCGACGCCATGGGCCGGTCGACGCAGGAGATGCAGCGCGGGGCGTTTGCGCTGGGCGGCCTGTTCAATGCGGCGGCGCCTACGCGCGAGGCGGCCGCCCAGCTTTCTCAGCAATTCGTCGAGCTCGCCCAGGACGCCGGATCGTTCTTCAATGTTCCGTTCGACGACGCTCTAGATCGAATCCGGGCCGGGTTGATTGGTGAAGCCGAACCGATGCGGCGGTTCAATGTCTTCCTGTCCGATATGGCGGTTCAAGCGAAGGCGGCCGAGCTAGGCCTCGTAGGCGAGGGCGAAGAGCTCAACGAAAACGGCAAGATCATGGCGCGCGCCGCGCTGATCGCACAAGGCCTCGCTGACGCGCACGGCGACGTCGAAAGAACGTCCGAAAGTCTCGAAAACCAGACGCGATCGCTTGGCGCAGAGTTTGAGGAACTGCGCGTCGAGATGGGCGAGATGCTGATTCCGATGTTCAAGACGCTGGTCCAGGTCGGACGCACGGTGGTGGCGTGGTTCAACGAGCTGCCCGAGGGCGTGAAGCGGGGCATTCTCATCTTCGCTGCATTCGCGGCAGCGGCCGGCCCGGTGCTGCTCGTCTTGACGACGCTGGCGAAACTGGTGCTGCCGTTGCTGCTGGTGAACATGGGGCCGCTCTTCCTGGCCATCAGCGCGCTGATCAATCCATTCGGCACACTCGTCGTCATGGCGGGTAAGCTGTTCGTCGAATTCGGCGGCATCGGAGCCGTCCTGTCGCGGATACTGCCGTTGTTCCTGCGCTTCGCCGGGCCGATCGGCGTGGTGATCACGCTGTTCCTGTTGTTCAAGGACACGATCGCCGACGCGCTTGAAACTGTCTGGGAATACGCGAAGAAGTCGCTCGGGCCGGAAGTCCAGGGGCTGTTTTCTGCAATGGCGCGGCTTGCGCAGGCGCTGTTGCGCGCGTGGGATTCGCTCGCAGGTACCAAGCTGGGGCGGAGCCTGGGCGAACTGCTGGAGATGGTGCAGGCGCTTGCCGGCTACCTGATTAAGTTCTTCGGGAGCGCGGTGGTGATCGCGATCGAAGTCGTGATCGATGCACTCGTCTGGTTTGTGAACATGGCAACCGACGTGGTCAATGCGATCACCGCCCTGATCAATGGCGATTGGGCGGGCGCCTGGTTCCACATCGGAAAGATCGCCGGCGACACCATGCGCACGATCGCCGACTGGATCGACTGGATA
The sequence above is a segment of the Pelagerythrobacter marensis genome. Coding sequences within it:
- a CDS encoding HK97-gp10 family putative phage morphogenesis protein; this translates as MVPELVVDGFEDALRRIRSITGQVHGNIGDNAMAALEPVAEDARRLAPVDSGEYRDSIVVADRLAGESTREGASSVYIGPLHSNVFYAWFLEFGTVNMPAYPVIIPAIEANRELVFEVLGERVANDILAPTI
- a CDS encoding phage head closure protein; this encodes MTPAGKRDRRIVIEQRAQDGEDAMGAPVENWVSFATPMARIFYGRGDERREAAREGASQAASFLVLATAKTRVVKPIGFRIIFDGSTWDITAAPPIGRREIEFTATRRAS
- a CDS encoding head-tail connector protein; the encoded protein is MGWAAPIAVVPPAAEPVSVAEAKEFLSIGADEPDFDVLLASFIAAAREQLEAVTSTRLAEQTLQLHADGFADLRRLPLGPVQAVSEIVYDDAAGAEQVLASGDYELFGAGLEQGVRPAFGKTWPAGALRASAVRVTAAVGYEQLPRPLWAAILLMTGDLFANRETTSSTTSTKIPMSMQVEALITNYRIWL
- a CDS encoding phage major capsid protein yields the protein MILTQYYEERGQLVAEARSILDGIENETDETKIKDAEDRHDAVMGKLDALDKKIEREERTAKREQEEEERRSRQRPSGRDGSATGVDGGEDEERSDEELQAEYRDAFYAALRAGGELSALEPEQRALLRKGYVESRAQTAGDAAAGGYTVPTELANKIVETMKDWGPMYDPGVTDEMVTSGGNPFDIPTNDDTGNSADALAEAADLTDDGSGDLVFGEKNLAAYVYATPWLKISFELLQDSAFNIESFVGGKLGQRLGRLANAQLTVGLGVSAPNGVVTASSLGKTTASAAAIAADELIELQHSVNAAYRRSPKCGWMFADTTLASIRKLKDGQGNYLWQMGDVRVGAPDLILGKKYHVNDDVPAIAASAKPVIFGDLGAYMVRKVGRPLIGTVRERFWPKVGMAGLIRFDGELTDVAAVKHLAMAAA
- a CDS encoding phage tail tube protein, whose amino-acid sequence is MAEGDGVLSDGTELHFTDVGGTLTKVKGLMNVNRPTLSVAKVENTDHDSGGTKTYLAGHGDVGELTATIKYEPGSPTDLLILEHLASKEKRPFKLVTVEEDGTTQDNTASIFLMTYVPDNAPLGQVRTATVTGQPSPLTQAATV